One Nitrospirota bacterium genomic region harbors:
- a CDS encoding DMT family transporter, giving the protein MPQLAVLLSTLIWGATFPATKAALEQIPPFSFLFLRFLLGLLLTVAVLLVLSRWRLRSDRATLQAGLVASLFWTAGYVLQTLGLQHTSASNSAFITVLYVVLVPLFLRRFGGMIWLSAGLALGGLWLLVEPSASMNLGDLLTLGCAAAFAGHICCLESYTRRVEPIPLFLWQMIAITGATGLAMLVEAPGAAQLAPTPVLLAALAVTGLLATGAFAVQIWAQRLISAQRIALFFSLEPAFAAWLAWYFLGEHLSSKAWIGSGLILVAMLVGGMRSTGPGEAGATVASPAH; this is encoded by the coding sequence ATGCCCCAGCTCGCCGTCCTGTTGAGCACGTTGATCTGGGGCGCGACCTTTCCCGCCACCAAAGCCGCGCTGGAGCAGATCCCCCCCTTCTCGTTTCTCTTTTTGCGGTTCCTCCTCGGGCTGCTGCTGACGGTTGCGGTGCTGCTCGTCCTGTCGCGCTGGCGGCTCCGGTCCGACCGGGCGACCTTGCAGGCCGGACTCGTCGCCTCCCTGTTCTGGACCGCCGGCTACGTGCTTCAGACCCTGGGGCTGCAGCACACGAGCGCGTCGAACTCCGCGTTCATCACGGTCCTATACGTGGTGTTGGTCCCGCTGTTCCTCCGGCGGTTCGGGGGCATGATCTGGCTCTCGGCCGGACTGGCGCTCGGCGGCCTCTGGCTGCTGGTGGAGCCGTCCGCCTCGATGAACCTCGGGGATCTGCTGACCCTGGGCTGCGCGGCCGCCTTCGCGGGCCACATCTGCTGCCTGGAGTCCTACACGAGGCGGGTCGAGCCGATTCCCCTGTTCCTGTGGCAGATGATCGCGATCACCGGCGCGACGGGCCTCGCCATGCTGGTCGAGGCGCCGGGCGCGGCCCAGTTGGCGCCGACGCCGGTGCTGCTGGCCGCGCTGGCCGTCACCGGCCTGCTGGCGACCGGCGCGTTCGCCGTGCAGATTTGGGCGCAGCGGCTGATCTCCGCCCAGCGGATCGCGCTGTTCTTCTCCCTGGAGCCGGCCTTCGCGGCCTGGCTGGCCTGGTACTTCCTGGGCGAGCACCTCTCCTCCAAGGCCTGGATCGGGAGCGGATTGATTCTCGTGGCCATGCTGGTCGGCGGGATGAGAAGCACCGGGCCGGGCGAGGCCGGCGCGACGGTGGCGTCGCCCGCCCACTGA
- a CDS encoding zinc ribbon domain-containing protein, with the protein MPLYEYRCEGCGNQFEVVQPVSFKAEDTECPNCRATRATRLMSSFASKVVGDHKPGFKEMKAYDMLNERMNKFSKLPPLSGKRATPQPNVTSDSGGGESS; encoded by the coding sequence ATGCCCCTCTATGAGTATCGGTGCGAAGGCTGCGGCAATCAGTTCGAGGTCGTGCAGCCGGTCAGCTTCAAGGCGGAGGACACGGAGTGTCCCAACTGCCGCGCAACCAGGGCAACCAGGCTGATGTCGTCCTTCGCCTCCAAGGTCGTCGGCGACCACAAGCCGGGGTTCAAGGAGATGAAAGCCTACGACATGCTCAACGAGCGGATGAACAAGTTCTCGAAACTGCCCCCGCTCTCCGGCAAGCGCGCCACGCCGCAGCCGAACGTGACCTCCGACTCCGGCGGCGGAGAGAGCTCGTAA